The proteins below come from a single Gossypium raimondii isolate GPD5lz chromosome 2, ASM2569854v1, whole genome shotgun sequence genomic window:
- the LOC105789290 gene encoding polycomb group protein EMBRYONIC FLOWER 2 isoform X2, which produces MCRQNSCLHLSAEETDTTVENLLVYCKPVELYNILRCRALHNPSYLRRCLKYKIQARRKRRLRAGIVIFNYKDYGNMLQKTEVTEDFSCPFCLMQCASFKGLRYHLCSSHDLFNFDFWVTEEYQAVNVSVKIDSLVSETLANGVDPRVETFCFCSKSRRRRSTSPLQCVKNVSVQFLEMDSPKIVSENRQNGSLENDGERASKSIPLEKDLQNGYNGLENYGSDYASATECLARVANSCDGPGVSIAMAHSPLDPDCIKTVSGTDIAAPPAKTRKIAVDRSEPRNRLLLLRRQFFHSHRVQPMEMDQVMSDRDSEDEVDDDIADLEDRRMLDDFVDVSKDEKQLMHLWNSFVRKQRVLADGHVSWACEAFSKLHGLDLVKSPALFWCWRLFMIKLWNHGLLDAGAMNNCSMILQRCQNEGSDAMKS; this is translated from the exons ATGTGCCGCCAAAATTCATGCTTGCATTTGTCTGCAGAGGAGACAGATACAACTGTAGAGAATCTCTTAGTATATTGCAAGCCTGTTGAATTATACAATATTCTTCGTTGCCGTGCTTTACACAAT CCTTCATATCTTCGAAGATGTCTGAAATACAAAATACAGGCGAGGCGTAAAAGGAG GTTGAGGGCTGGAATTGTAATTTTCAACTATAAGGATTATGGCAATATGCTACAAAAGACTGAAG TAACTGAAGATTTCTCGTGTCCATTTTGCTTGATGCAATGTGCAAGTTTTAAG GGTCTGCGATATCATTTGTGCTCATCGCATGACTTATTCAACTTTGACTTCTGG GTGACAGAGGAGTATCAAGCAGTTAATGTCTCAGTGAAAATTGATTCATTAGTATCTGAG ACTTTGGCAAATGGAGTAGATCCACGAGTAGAAACTTTCTGCTTCTG CTCAAAATCTCGAAGACGTAGGTCTACAAGCCCTCTGCAGTGTGTGAAGAATGTCAGTGTACAATTTTTGGAGATGGACTCACCCAAAATTGTTAGTGAAAACAGGCAGAATGGTTCTCTGGAGAATGACG GTGAGAGGGCTTCCAAGTCAATTCCTCTGGAGAAAGATTTGCAGAATGGATATAATGGTCTGGAGAACTATGGCTCTGATTATGCTAGTGCAACTGAGTGTCTTGCACGAGTTGCAAATAGTTGCGATGGTCCAGGAGTTTCAATTGCAATGGCTCATTCTCCTTTGGACCCTGATTGTATTAAAACAGTATCCGGAACTGATATTGCAGCACCTCCTgcaaaaacaaggaaaatagcGGTAGATCGATCTGAACCTAGGAA CCGCTTGCTCCTGCTGAGACGCCAATTCTTTCACTCACACCGAGTTCAG cCAATGGAGATGGACCAAGTAATGTCTGATAGAGACAGTGAAGATGAAGTTGATGATGACATCGCTGACCTTGAAGATCGCAGG ATGCTCGACGATTTTGTGGATGTTAGCAAAGACGAGAAGCAACTTATGCATCTTTGGAACTCCTTTGTTAGAAAGCAAAG GGTTCTGGCTGATGGTCACGTTTCCTGGGCATGTGAGGCTTTCTCTAAACTCCATGGGCTGGATTTGGTCAAGTCACCTGCTCTCTTTTG GTGTTGGAGGTTATTCATGATAAAACTTTGGAATCATGGTCTTCTTGATGCCGGCGCAATGAACAACTGTAGCATGATACTTCAAAGATGCCAAAATGAGGGATCGGATGCTATGAAAAGCTGA
- the LOC105789290 gene encoding polycomb group protein EMF2B isoform X1: MEVMCRQNSCLHLSAEETDTTVENLLVYCKPVELYNILRCRALHNPSYLRRCLKYKIQARRKRRLRAGIVIFNYKDYGNMLQKTEVTEDFSCPFCLMQCASFKGLRYHLCSSHDLFNFDFWVTEEYQAVNVSVKIDSLVSETLANGVDPRVETFCFCSKSRRRRSTSPLQCVKNVSVQFLEMDSPKIVSENRQNGSLENDGERASKSIPLEKDLQNGYNGLENYGSDYASATECLARVANSCDGPGVSIAMAHSPLDPDCIKTVSGTDIAAPPAKTRKIAVDRSEPRNRLLLLRRQFFHSHRVQPMEMDQVMSDRDSEDEVDDDIADLEDRRMLDDFVDVSKDEKQLMHLWNSFVRKQRVLADGHVSWACEAFSKLHGLDLVKSPALFWCWRLFMIKLWNHGLLDAGAMNNCSMILQRCQNEGSDAMKS, translated from the exons ATGGAG GTCATGTGCCGCCAAAATTCATGCTTGCATTTGTCTGCAGAGGAGACAGATACAACTGTAGAGAATCTCTTAGTATATTGCAAGCCTGTTGAATTATACAATATTCTTCGTTGCCGTGCTTTACACAAT CCTTCATATCTTCGAAGATGTCTGAAATACAAAATACAGGCGAGGCGTAAAAGGAG GTTGAGGGCTGGAATTGTAATTTTCAACTATAAGGATTATGGCAATATGCTACAAAAGACTGAAG TAACTGAAGATTTCTCGTGTCCATTTTGCTTGATGCAATGTGCAAGTTTTAAG GGTCTGCGATATCATTTGTGCTCATCGCATGACTTATTCAACTTTGACTTCTGG GTGACAGAGGAGTATCAAGCAGTTAATGTCTCAGTGAAAATTGATTCATTAGTATCTGAG ACTTTGGCAAATGGAGTAGATCCACGAGTAGAAACTTTCTGCTTCTG CTCAAAATCTCGAAGACGTAGGTCTACAAGCCCTCTGCAGTGTGTGAAGAATGTCAGTGTACAATTTTTGGAGATGGACTCACCCAAAATTGTTAGTGAAAACAGGCAGAATGGTTCTCTGGAGAATGACG GTGAGAGGGCTTCCAAGTCAATTCCTCTGGAGAAAGATTTGCAGAATGGATATAATGGTCTGGAGAACTATGGCTCTGATTATGCTAGTGCAACTGAGTGTCTTGCACGAGTTGCAAATAGTTGCGATGGTCCAGGAGTTTCAATTGCAATGGCTCATTCTCCTTTGGACCCTGATTGTATTAAAACAGTATCCGGAACTGATATTGCAGCACCTCCTgcaaaaacaaggaaaatagcGGTAGATCGATCTGAACCTAGGAA CCGCTTGCTCCTGCTGAGACGCCAATTCTTTCACTCACACCGAGTTCAG cCAATGGAGATGGACCAAGTAATGTCTGATAGAGACAGTGAAGATGAAGTTGATGATGACATCGCTGACCTTGAAGATCGCAGG ATGCTCGACGATTTTGTGGATGTTAGCAAAGACGAGAAGCAACTTATGCATCTTTGGAACTCCTTTGTTAGAAAGCAAAG GGTTCTGGCTGATGGTCACGTTTCCTGGGCATGTGAGGCTTTCTCTAAACTCCATGGGCTGGATTTGGTCAAGTCACCTGCTCTCTTTTG GTGTTGGAGGTTATTCATGATAAAACTTTGGAATCATGGTCTTCTTGATGCCGGCGCAATGAACAACTGTAGCATGATACTTCAAAGATGCCAAAATGAGGGATCGGATGCTATGAAAAGCTGA
- the LOC105789913 gene encoding LOW QUALITY PROTEIN: phospholipase A1-Ibeta2, chloroplastic (The sequence of the model RefSeq protein was modified relative to this genomic sequence to represent the inferred CDS: inserted 1 base in 1 codon): MQIGVNSTVPAQNLLVFQTKRASFKCRKSPLNSLSTESTRKHLSNLEKLLQKTNQTDSDRVNKPLTNGSISIKRKGLFEGLKLWDIKPEMKAAEEMSPSHLNRLQRLLSKTMEYSPRNNLGSRWREYHGCNDWSGLLDPLDENLRREVVRYGEFVQAAYHGFHSNPAMPVDEAPLPRHVALPDRSYKVTKSLYATSSVGLPKWVDDMAPNLGWMTQRSSWIGFVAVCDDRREIQRMGRRDIVIALRGTATCLEWTENFRAQLVGIPGSDDSNQRVECGFLSLNETRGAHVPSLAESVVQEVQRLIEMYKGETLSITITGHSLGAALSLLVADEISSCAPHVPPVAVFSFGGPRVGNKSFVQRLNQKNVKVLRIVNNQDLITRVPGVFIGDNNSWAYTHVGTELKVDTKMSPYLKPDADVACCHDLEAYLHLVDGFLSSNCPFRSNAKRSLVKLVNEQRSNVKQLYTHKXLSLNLDRDRLNVPIPGCLPSPSR, translated from the exons ATGCAGATCGGTGTTAACTCGACCGTTCCGGCTCAGAACTTGCTCGTTTTCCAAACCAAACGGGCAAGCTTCAAGTGCCGGAAATCACCTCTTAACTCATTGTCGACTGAGTCAACTCGGAAACATCTTTCCAACCTCGAAAAACTCCTTCAGAAAACGAACCAAACCGACTCAGACCGAGTTAACAAACCCCTCACAAATGGGTCTATCAGTATCAAACGTAAGGGTTTATTCGAAGGGCTGAAGCTTTGGGATATTAAACCGGAAATGAAAGCCGCCGAAGAAATGTCACCGAGTCACTTGAAtcggcttcaaaggcttttatCGAAAACCATGGAGTATTCTCCGAGGAACAATCTCGGTTCACGTTGGAGAGAGTATCACGGTTGTAATGATTGGTCCGGTTTACTTGACCCGCTCGATGAGAATCTCCGGCGAGAAGTGGTTCGATATGGGGAATTCGTTCAAGCGGCTTACCATGGTTTTCATTCAAACCCGGCCATGCCGGTCGACGAAGCTCCTTTACCGAGACACGTGGCGTTGCCTGATAGGTCATATAAGGTGACGAAGAGCCTTTATGCGACGTCGTCTGTTGGATTACCGAAATGGGTTGACGATATGGCTCCGAATCTTGGGTGGATGACCCAACGGTCTAGTTGGATCGGATTCGTAGCGGTTTGTGATGACCGACGAGAGATTCAACGTATGGGAAGGAGGGATATTGTTATTGCTCTACGTGGAACCGCTACGTGTCTTGAATGGACCGAGAATTTTAGAGCTCAATTGGTTGGAATCCCGGGTTCAGACGACTCGAACCAACGGGTTGAATGTGGGTTCTTGAGCTTAAACGAAACACGTGGAGCTCACGTGCCTAGCTTAGCTGAATCAGTTGTTCAAGAAGTACAAAGATTGATAGAAATGTATAAAGGTGAAACCTTAAGTATTACAATCACAGGGCATAGCCTTGGGGCAGCACTATCTCTTTTAGTTGCTGATGAGATAAGTTCATGTGCACCTCACGTGCCGCCAGTCGCGGTCTTTTCGTTCGGAGGGCCTCGAGTCGGTAACAAAAGCTTTGTCCAGCGACTTAATCAAAAAAACGTTAAAGTGTTACGAATTGTAAATAATCAAGATCTGATCACTAGGGTTCCAGGTGTATTTATTGGCGACAATAACTCATGGGCATATACCCATGTCGGGACGGAACTGAAGGTCGATACTAAAATGTCGCCTTACTTGAAACCAGATGCTGACGTAGCATGTTGTCACGATTTGGAGGCTTATTTACATTTGGTGGATGGTTTTTTATCGTCAAATTGTCCGTTTAGGTCAAATGCGAAGAGAAGTTTAGTGAAATTGGTTAATGAACAAAGATCAAATGTGAAACAATTGTATACACACA GCTTAAGTTTGAACCTTGATAGGGATAGGTTAAATGTCCCTATACCTGGTTGTTTGCCTAGCCCATCTCGATAA